In Wolbachia endosymbiont of Aedes albopictus, one DNA window encodes the following:
- the cysS gene encoding cysteine--tRNA ligase, with translation MVRLYNTLTKKKELFTPIDKDHVKMYVCGPTVYDTAHIGNARSVVVYDVLFQLLKFCYGKVTYVRNITDIDDKIINAASEKNSNTESITTYYIKAFHDDMESINCKEPTHEPKATENVDYIIELIEHLLQSGHAYESDKHVYFNIESYHEYGALSGEKTDELVPGSRVEVNENKKHPGDFVLWKPASDIDYKLSSYWDSPWGEGRPGWHIECSAMSYAYLGKDFDIHGGGIDLQFPHHENEIAQSKSAFAGSMFAKYWIHNGFLTINEEKMSKSLFNIVKVRDLLDSGIKGEVIRYALLKTHYRKPLDWTENVISDAQETLNKFYRLSRGLDTTNIDESNAEISKDFIDALKNDLNIPEALAILHEMAAKINKMSNESEKLKLTESFVKSARFIGLLESSYQEWFAAGVSHQEIERLIDLRKIAKKNKNYDTADKIRDQLKQKGITISDNEDGTTTW, from the coding sequence ATGGTTAGGCTTTACAACACCTTAACAAAAAAAAAGGAACTTTTTACACCAATCGATAAAGATCATGTGAAAATGTATGTTTGCGGACCAACAGTATATGACACAGCACATATAGGCAATGCACGGTCTGTTGTTGTGTATGATGTGTTATTTCAGCTACTTAAGTTTTGTTATGGCAAAGTTACCTATGTGCGTAACATAACCGACATTGATGATAAGATAATTAATGCAGCAAGCGAGAAAAATAGCAACACAGAAAGTATAACGACATATTACATTAAAGCTTTTCATGATGATATGGAAAGTATAAATTGTAAAGAGCCAACACACGAGCCAAAAGCAACAGAAAACGTAGATTATATTATAGAATTAATTGAACATTTACTGCAATCAGGCCACGCTTACGAATCTGACAAACACGTGTATTTTAATATAGAATCTTACCATGAATATGGTGCTTTATCAGGAGAAAAAACTGATGAATTGGTTCCAGGTAGCAGAGTTGAAGTTAATGAAAATAAAAAGCACCCTGGAGATTTTGTACTGTGGAAGCCTGCAAGTGATATTGACTACAAACTTTCAAGTTATTGGGATAGCCCATGGGGAGAGGGCAGGCCTGGATGGCATATAGAATGCTCAGCAATGTCATATGCTTATCTTGGCAAAGATTTTGATATTCATGGTGGCGGCATAGATTTACAATTTCCTCACCATGAAAATGAAATTGCACAGAGTAAGTCTGCATTTGCTGGATCAATGTTTGCAAAATACTGGATACATAACGGCTTCCTTACAATAAACGAAGAAAAAATGAGCAAGTCCTTATTTAATATAGTCAAAGTAAGGGATTTGCTAGATAGTGGAATAAAGGGTGAAGTAATACGCTATGCACTGCTCAAAACTCACTACAGAAAACCACTTGATTGGACAGAAAACGTTATTTCTGATGCACAGGAAACCTTAAATAAATTTTATCGATTATCACGTGGTTTAGATACAACAAATATTGATGAAAGTAACGCAGAGATTTCTAAAGATTTTATAGACGCTTTAAAAAACGACTTAAACATTCCTGAAGCTCTAGCTATATTACATGAAATGGCTGCAAAAATCAACAAAATGAGTAATGAAAGTGAAAAGCTTAAATTAACTGAGAGTTTTGTTAAGAGTGCCAGATTTATTGGTCTTCTTGAGTCAAGTTATCAAGAGTGGTTTGCTGCTGGTGTGAGTCATCAAGAAATAGAAAGATTGATAGATTTAAGAAAAATTGCAAAAAAAAATAAAAATTACGATACTGCAGACAAAATAAGGGATCAGTTGAAACAAAAGGGGATTACAATTTCTGACAATGAAGATGGTACAACAACTTGGTAA
- a CDS encoding exopolysaccharide biosynthesis protein, producing MSKNDKLTKSDKLASDILKEVADTNNNDSDKVTLFDIKTALHERGFGILIIIFSLPLSVPIPVPPGYTTILSIPLILFSLQLLFGFDSPWMPHWLERRSFQRSTLALVVEKTSPALKKIEKFMKPRMSFIFYGPGEKILAFVMLLCALSIALPLPLTNFIPAIGTTLISLGIMSKDGFLSILGILISLCGLLLTLVVVVKGPQLIIGAFSFLKSFVYG from the coding sequence ATGTCAAAAAATGATAAGTTGACTAAAAGTGATAAACTAGCTTCTGATATTCTAAAAGAGGTTGCAGATACCAATAACAATGATAGCGATAAAGTAACTTTATTTGACATTAAAACAGCTTTGCATGAGCGAGGTTTTGGTATTTTAATAATCATCTTCTCCTTGCCGCTATCGGTGCCTATACCGGTTCCACCTGGTTATACAACTATTCTTTCTATACCTTTAATCTTATTCTCGCTGCAGCTTTTATTTGGATTTGATTCTCCTTGGATGCCGCATTGGTTGGAAAGAAGATCTTTTCAGCGTTCAACACTAGCTCTTGTGGTGGAGAAAACTTCTCCAGCATTAAAAAAAATAGAAAAGTTCATGAAACCAAGAATGTCTTTTATTTTCTATGGGCCTGGCGAAAAAATTTTAGCTTTTGTAATGTTGCTTTGTGCATTATCAATAGCTCTTCCATTACCTCTTACCAACTTTATTCCTGCAATTGGTACGACTCTTATTTCACTTGGTATTATGAGTAAAGATGGTTTTCTATCCATATTGGGAATTTTAATATCATTGTGTGGACTATTGCTTACTCTTGTTGTAGTAGTCAAAGGGCCACAACTTATCATTGGGGCATTTTCTTTTCTCAAAAGCTTCGTATATGGTTAG
- a CDS encoding twin-arginine translocase TatA/TatE family subunit codes for MSLGPWQLFLVLIIILVLFGAGRLPQVMGDLGKGIKNLKQELKDSEKLSSNEPDR; via the coding sequence ATGAGTTTAGGACCATGGCAATTGTTTCTAGTCTTAATAATAATTTTAGTTCTGTTTGGTGCAGGCAGATTACCGCAAGTTATGGGTGATTTAGGAAAAGGCATCAAAAACCTTAAACAGGAGCTTAAGGACTCAGAAAAATTATCGTCTAATGAACCGGATCGTTAG
- a CDS encoding transposase, translating to MYHTLDAIEKINWYKLRWKIEEYFRILKSGCKIESSRLATKERLQKLIAIKSIIAFKILYLTKVALSNPMEICTKILSNEEWKVLYMREYWVATLPEEPPNIKQAIIWLGKLGGFMNRKSDNLPGSMTLWRGYENLKESIVMLHIMTSQNCG from the coding sequence ATGTACCATACTTTAGATGCCATAGAAAAGATAAATTGGTATAAGCTAAGATGGAAAATTGAAGAGTATTTTAGGATTTTAAAATCAGGATGTAAGATAGAAAGCTCTCGCTTAGCTACAAAAGAAAGATTACAGAAGTTAATTGCTATAAAAAGTATAATCGCGTTTAAAATTTTATATTTGACAAAAGTGGCTTTATCAAATCCCATGGAAATTTGTACTAAAATTTTAAGCAACGAAGAGTGGAAGGTCCTTTACATGCGTGAGTATTGGGTAGCAACATTACCCGAAGAACCTCCAAACATAAAACAAGCTATTATTTGGTTAGGAAAATTGGGTGGATTTATGAATAGAAAAAGTGATAATTTACCAGGGTCTATGACTCTATGGCGGGGCTATGAAAACCTTAAGGAGAGCATAGTTATGCTTCACATAATGACCTCTCAAAATTGTGGGTAA
- a CDS encoding exopolysaccharide biosynthesis protein: MQKSEKLTKDKKLASDILKEVADTNNNDSDKVTLFDIKTALHERGFGILIIIFSLPLSVPIPVPPGYTTILSIPLILFSLQLLFGFDSPWMPSWLERKSFQRSTLALVVEKTSSVLEKIEKFMKPRMSFIFYGPGEKILAFMMLLCAIIIALPLPFTHFLPAIGTTLISLGIMSKDGFLSILGVLVSLCALLLTLVVIVKGPQLITGALSLLKSFTTL; encoded by the coding sequence GTGCAAAAAAGTGAGAAACTAACTAAAGATAAAAAACTAGCTTCTGATATTCTAAAAGAGGTTGCAGATACCAATAACAATGATAGCGATAAAGTAACTTTGTTTGACATTAAAACAGCTTTGCATGAGCGAGGTTTTGGTATTTTGATAATCATCTTCTCCTTGCCGCTATCGGTGCCTATACCGGTTCCACCTGGTTATACAACTATTCTTTCTATACCTTTAATCTTATTCTCGCTGCAGCTTTTATTTGGATTTGATTCTCCTTGGATGCCCAGTTGGCTAGAAAGAAAGTCTTTTCAGCGTTCAACACTAGCTCTTGTGGTAGAGAAAACTTCCTCTGTATTAGAAAAAATAGAAAAATTCATGAAGCCAAGAATGTCTTTCATTTTCTATGGGCCTGGTGAGAAGATTTTGGCTTTTATGATGTTGCTTTGTGCAATCATAATAGCTCTTCCATTACCTTTTACTCACTTCCTTCCTGCAATTGGCACAACTCTTATTTCACTTGGTATTATGAGTAAAGACGGGTTTCTATCCATATTGGGAGTTTTAGTATCATTGTGTGCGTTGTTGCTTACCCTTGTTGTAATAGTCAAAGGACCACAACTTATAACCGGAGCACTTTCTCTTCTTAAAAGTTTTACAACACTTTAA
- a CDS encoding gamma carbonic anhydrase family protein yields the protein MYHILKYKDYEPKIDESVFIAGGSHIIGKVEIGRNASIWFNCVVRGDVGSIKIGDGTNIQDGTVIHVDRNPGGDTIIGSMVTVGHFCMLHACTVHDKAFIGMDSTVMDHAVVESEAMVAAGSLVTHGKVIKSGEIWAGRPAKFFKKMSNEEIKHITQSAQNYIMLMKEYKN from the coding sequence ATGTATCACATTTTAAAATACAAAGATTATGAACCAAAAATAGATGAAAGTGTTTTCATCGCAGGTGGTTCGCATATCATAGGCAAGGTTGAAATAGGAAGAAATGCGAGCATCTGGTTTAATTGTGTGGTCAGAGGGGATGTTGGATCAATAAAAATAGGTGATGGAACAAATATTCAAGATGGAACGGTAATTCATGTGGATAGAAACCCAGGTGGTGACACAATTATTGGCAGCATGGTAACAGTGGGACATTTTTGTATGTTACACGCATGCACGGTGCATGATAAAGCGTTTATTGGTATGGACTCTACCGTGATGGACCATGCAGTTGTGGAGTCTGAAGCTATGGTAGCTGCTGGCTCACTAGTGACACATGGAAAAGTAATAAAAAGTGGGGAAATATGGGCTGGTAGGCCAGCAAAATTCTTCAAAAAAATGTCAAATGAAGAAATTAAACATATTACACAATCAGCACAAAATTATATTATGCTAATGAAAGAATATAAAAATTAA
- a CDS encoding CTP synthase — protein MKEAKFIFVTGGVVSSLGKGLVASSVGALLQAYGFKIRIRKLDPYLNIDPGTMNPTQHGEVFVTEDGAETDLDLGHYERFTGIKATKDDNITTGKIYHELLKKERRGDYLGKTVQVIPHVTDLIKSFIFNGTEGLDFVICEIGGTVGDIESQPFLEAIRQVNYTLGKQRVILIHLTLIPYLTAAQELKTKPTQHSVRELNSAGLQPDIILCRSEKEIFDNQREKIAKLCNVSLSNVIPAPDVSHIYELPVLYSQCGLDTQILEHFHLSEPKPSLIEWDQIVHSIRQPTQEVTVSIVGKYTEFPDAYKSLVEALNHGAISNKVKVRINWVNSREKEEKPINEKLIGEKLQNSHAILVPGGFGDDGVEGKILAINYARTNNIPFFGICLGMQLAIIEFARNVVKLEDAHSEEFHNCKHPIVKLAGDQDDDLGGTMRLGAYKCNINASSKMMDAYSNTTISERHRHRYIINSDYKDDLEKNGLLCSGISEDGTCIEAVELESHPWFIGVQFHPEFQSKPFSPHPLFVSFIEAAVGKNIKI, from the coding sequence ATGAAGGAAGCTAAATTTATCTTTGTCACAGGTGGAGTTGTATCGTCGCTTGGTAAAGGCTTAGTTGCTTCAAGCGTTGGTGCGCTTCTTCAAGCTTATGGTTTTAAGATCCGTATCAGAAAACTTGACCCGTATCTCAACATTGATCCTGGGACAATGAACCCAACTCAGCACGGAGAGGTATTTGTTACCGAGGATGGTGCTGAAACTGATTTGGATCTTGGGCATTATGAGCGTTTTACTGGAATTAAAGCAACAAAAGATGACAATATAACAACTGGTAAGATATATCATGAGTTGTTGAAGAAAGAGAGGCGTGGTGATTATCTGGGCAAAACTGTGCAAGTCATTCCTCATGTGACAGACTTAATTAAATCGTTCATTTTTAATGGTACGGAAGGTTTGGATTTTGTAATATGTGAAATAGGCGGAACTGTAGGTGATATTGAAAGCCAACCATTTTTGGAGGCTATACGCCAAGTTAACTATACATTAGGAAAACAAAGAGTTATCCTTATTCACTTAACTTTAATACCATATCTTACCGCAGCGCAAGAATTAAAGACAAAACCAACGCAGCATTCAGTTCGAGAGTTAAATTCCGCGGGGTTGCAACCAGATATTATATTATGCCGCAGTGAGAAAGAAATTTTCGATAATCAGAGAGAGAAAATAGCTAAGCTTTGCAATGTTTCTTTGTCCAATGTGATACCTGCTCCTGATGTGAGTCATATATATGAGTTACCGGTGTTGTATAGCCAATGTGGGCTTGATACGCAAATTTTGGAGCACTTTCATTTAAGTGAGCCAAAACCAAGCTTGATTGAATGGGATCAAATAGTGCATTCCATAAGGCAACCAACACAGGAAGTTACTGTGTCTATAGTGGGAAAATACACCGAATTCCCTGATGCGTATAAATCACTGGTTGAAGCATTAAATCATGGTGCGATTAGTAATAAAGTCAAAGTAAGGATAAATTGGGTTAACTCAAGAGAGAAGGAAGAAAAACCTATAAATGAAAAGCTTATAGGGGAGAAGTTACAGAATTCTCATGCAATTCTTGTCCCAGGGGGGTTTGGTGATGACGGAGTAGAGGGTAAAATATTAGCAATAAATTATGCCCGTACAAATAATATCCCATTTTTCGGAATTTGCCTTGGTATGCAGCTTGCAATTATTGAGTTTGCTCGTAATGTTGTTAAGCTTGAAGATGCACACTCTGAAGAATTTCATAACTGTAAACATCCAATCGTTAAGTTAGCTGGCGATCAAGATGACGATCTTGGTGGAACCATGAGACTTGGAGCATACAAATGTAATATAAATGCAAGCTCTAAAATGATGGATGCATATAGTAACACTACTATTTCAGAAAGACACAGGCATAGATACATAATCAATTCAGATTATAAAGATGATTTGGAAAAAAATGGGCTGCTATGCAGTGGCATATCAGAAGATGGAACATGTATAGAGGCAGTGGAGTTAGAAAGTCATCCGTGGTTTATTGGTGTGCAGTTTCATCCAGAGTTTCAATCAAAGCCGTTTTCTCCTCATCCTCTTTTTGTATCATTTATTGAAGCAGCGGTTGGTAAAAACATAAAAATTTGA
- a CDS encoding IS4 family transposase produces MIETSTSVQYTDGLGDKWLERELKHINLGDIRLKKRLIKTSYCIEGKASGSINQSCSGWKEAKGAYRLFSNEKLEDKEIYSSHCKETKERIKGNQLVFSVQDTSYLDFDSHIKTKRLGSISKAYTKHKMGLLLHSALIVSKEGLPLGLSSQQCWARSIREEETAQEKANRKYRTSIEEKESYKWITALKETINNLPPNVQLVTLGDREADIFKFLWVAETLGSFYVIRNRANRRFICTEVGKTDLQTRITQLPVKKKISLEVTKGGNQRSRKANIEVKYMKAYQIFFHLWVKRYNT; encoded by the coding sequence ATGATAGAAACAAGTACAAGCGTGCAATATACAGATGGCTTAGGGGATAAATGGCTGGAAAGAGAGTTAAAACACATTAATTTGGGAGATATAAGGCTTAAAAAAAGACTTATAAAAACAAGTTATTGCATAGAGGGTAAGGCATCTGGTTCAATTAATCAAAGCTGTAGTGGATGGAAAGAAGCTAAGGGTGCATATAGATTATTTAGCAATGAAAAGCTTGAAGATAAGGAAATTTATTCTTCCCATTGTAAAGAAACTAAGGAAAGAATAAAAGGAAACCAGTTGGTCTTTTCAGTTCAAGATACAAGTTATTTGGATTTTGACTCTCATATAAAGACCAAGAGACTAGGGAGTATTTCTAAAGCTTATACAAAGCATAAAATGGGTTTACTGTTGCATAGTGCCTTAATAGTCAGCAAAGAAGGATTACCTTTAGGTCTATCTTCCCAACAATGTTGGGCGCGTTCTATTAGGGAAGAAGAAACGGCACAAGAAAAAGCAAACAGAAAATACCGTACCTCCATAGAAGAAAAAGAAAGTTATAAGTGGATAACAGCTCTCAAAGAAACTATAAACAACCTTCCTCCAAATGTACAACTTGTTACCCTTGGTGATAGGGAAGCAGACATCTTCAAATTTTTATGGGTGGCTGAGACGTTAGGTAGTTTTTATGTAATCCGCAATCGAGCTAATAGAAGATTTATCTGTACTGAAGTCGGAAAAACAGATTTGCAAACACGCATCACTCAACTGCCAGTAAAAAAGAAAATTTCTCTAGAAGTTACTAAAGGTGGAAACCAGAGATCAAGGAAAGCTAATATTGAAGTTAAGTATATGAAAGCCTATCAGATCTTCTTCCATTTATGGGTCAAAAGATACAATACATAA
- a CDS encoding nucleoside deaminase yields MELAIEQAKLAQKNDEVPIGAVIVSGSNVVSSAHNISNDPTAHAEMLAIKQACELLSTSMLCDVEMYVTLEPCPMCAQAISFARIKRLYFGAYNPKGGGIENGAKIFQFCSHIPEVYGGILETECSFLLKDFFEKLRT; encoded by the coding sequence ATGGAGCTTGCCATAGAGCAAGCCAAACTTGCTCAGAAAAATGATGAGGTTCCCATAGGTGCTGTAATAGTTAGTGGAAGCAATGTTGTTTCTTCTGCACACAATATATCCAATGATCCAACTGCACATGCAGAGATGTTAGCGATCAAGCAGGCATGTGAGTTGCTCTCAACTTCTATGCTTTGTGATGTTGAGATGTACGTAACATTAGAACCATGTCCGATGTGTGCTCAAGCCATTTCCTTTGCCAGGATTAAACGATTGTACTTTGGAGCTTATAATCCAAAAGGTGGAGGAATTGAAAATGGTGCTAAAATATTTCAATTTTGCAGCCATATACCTGAAGTTTATGGTGGGATATTAGAAACAGAATGCTCTTTTTTGTTAAAGGATTTTTTTGAGAAACTAAGAACCTAA
- a CDS encoding YihY/virulence factor BrkB family protein → MLQKFYSIVYCLYRALIDTIHNDGVEHAGYLSFLILLSIFPFLIVLMAVASTFANFLDQYNVGWAFIVDNMPQDILASLMPRIREIISGPPQSLLTLAIVGAVWTASSTIEGFRTILNKAYKVPVSPPYILRRVLSILQFLVITLIVTLTIVFSTLVPMLIDFSYQGISYTKYLLIEFVLFTVVSWLYFMLPNIKQNLSDVFPGSCVAVILWTISASAFKQYLKASFDQLNLIYGSLGGMVVSLLFFYMLSLIFIYGAKFNFQLKYFNESR, encoded by the coding sequence GTGCTACAGAAATTTTACAGCATCGTTTATTGCCTTTATCGTGCTTTGATTGACACAATTCATAATGATGGAGTGGAGCATGCAGGGTATTTATCATTTTTAATTCTGTTATCAATATTTCCTTTTCTCATCGTTTTAATGGCTGTGGCATCAACATTCGCAAATTTCTTAGACCAATATAACGTCGGCTGGGCATTTATTGTTGATAACATGCCACAGGATATCCTAGCATCTTTAATGCCGCGCATTAGGGAGATAATATCAGGCCCGCCACAAAGCTTACTAACTTTAGCAATTGTAGGTGCTGTTTGGACCGCTTCATCGACAATTGAAGGATTTAGAACGATATTGAATAAAGCCTATAAAGTTCCGGTTTCTCCACCTTATATCTTGAGAAGAGTGCTCAGTATATTACAATTTTTAGTGATCACACTTATTGTAACTCTAACTATAGTGTTCTCTACATTAGTGCCAATGCTAATTGATTTTTCCTATCAGGGGATTAGTTATACTAAATATCTCCTCATTGAATTTGTACTTTTCACAGTAGTCTCTTGGCTATATTTTATGTTGCCAAACATAAAACAAAATTTATCAGACGTCTTTCCTGGATCTTGTGTGGCTGTTATTCTTTGGACAATTTCCGCTTCAGCTTTCAAGCAATATTTAAAAGCTTCCTTTGACCAACTGAATTTGATATATGGGAGTTTAGGTGGTATGGTAGTGTCATTATTATTTTTTTATATGCTAAGTTTGATTTTTATATATGGAGCAAAATTTAATTTTCAGCTCAAATATTTCAATGAATCTCGCTAA
- a CDS encoding ABC transporter ATP-binding protein, with the protein MLVNNIGYFYNNQDDFALSNINIKVKKGSVACLLGHSGCGKSTILKLIAGIENPKSGIIFINDRLVASNKASVAIEHRNIGLIFQHSALFPHKTVVENITFAIRSSSKREKHLIALEILKLLNIEKYENMYPNALSGGQQQLVAIARVMAQNPDVVLLDEPFSNLDILLKCRIRQHILSLFRSKNIPVLMVTHDPQEALKVADFIYVMKNGKIIQSGVSSDIYHRPRDDTLAKFFSELSSTL; encoded by the coding sequence ATGCTAGTTAACAATATTGGTTATTTCTATAACAATCAAGACGACTTTGCTTTAAGCAATATAAACATTAAAGTAAAAAAAGGAAGTGTTGCATGTTTATTGGGGCATTCTGGCTGTGGCAAGTCAACAATTTTGAAATTAATTGCAGGGATAGAAAATCCAAAATCTGGAATTATTTTTATAAATGATAGGTTAGTTGCAAGCAATAAGGCATCAGTCGCTATAGAGCATAGAAATATCGGATTGATTTTTCAGCATTCTGCATTATTTCCTCACAAAACAGTAGTAGAAAATATAACCTTTGCTATCCGCAGCTCTTCCAAGAGAGAAAAGCACCTAATTGCATTGGAAATCTTGAAGTTACTCAATATAGAAAAATATGAAAATATGTACCCTAACGCCTTATCTGGAGGACAACAACAATTAGTTGCAATAGCAAGAGTGATGGCACAAAACCCTGATGTTGTGTTGTTAGATGAACCATTTTCTAATTTGGATATACTGCTCAAGTGCCGAATAAGACAACATATATTGTCCCTTTTTAGAAGTAAAAATATCCCTGTGCTAATGGTAACTCATGACCCGCAAGAAGCATTGAAAGTTGCAGATTTTATCTATGTAATGAAAAATGGTAAAATTATTCAATCAGGGGTTTCTAGCGATATATACCATAGGCCTAGAGATGATACGCTAGCAAAGTTTTTTAGTGAGCTCTCCTCTACTCTATAG
- a CDS encoding SDR family oxidoreductase has protein sequence MNLAKEKEMGKLEGKVALITGASGKIGSAVAKRFIREGACVILISRSLDNLKPLYNEIEELEEFKEGSVKLIQLDLLDFENVKILTNMIESLKLSESGALDILVACTGISGKLNPIHDCEIEELQNVMNTNFTANWYLLKNLDPMLKKSNAGRVIFMTSEVTLSPSSYPYWMPYAASKVALEIMVQIYASETKHTKLCVNAVYTKGPVGSEQAFPGSELVSPDKLTDKFVELASEDCSVSGEILPLSKSPE, from the coding sequence ATGAATCTCGCTAAGGAGAAAGAAATGGGTAAGTTAGAAGGTAAAGTAGCTTTAATCACCGGAGCTTCAGGTAAGATAGGTTCTGCTGTTGCAAAAAGGTTTATAAGAGAAGGTGCATGTGTGATTCTGATTTCAAGATCTCTTGATAATCTCAAGCCACTATATAATGAAATTGAAGAGCTTGAAGAATTTAAAGAAGGCTCTGTGAAACTAATTCAGCTTGATCTTTTAGACTTTGAGAATGTAAAGATACTGACAAACATGATAGAAAGCCTGAAATTATCAGAATCTGGAGCACTTGATATATTAGTTGCGTGTACTGGAATTTCAGGCAAACTGAACCCCATTCACGACTGTGAGATTGAAGAGCTACAGAACGTAATGAATACAAATTTTACTGCCAATTGGTACTTACTAAAAAACTTAGATCCAATGCTAAAGAAGTCTAATGCTGGAAGAGTGATATTCATGACCTCAGAGGTGACACTTTCTCCTTCCTCTTATCCATATTGGATGCCGTATGCTGCAAGTAAAGTTGCACTAGAAATAATGGTGCAGATATATGCATCTGAGACAAAACATACAAAATTATGTGTAAATGCTGTATACACGAAAGGACCTGTGGGTAGTGAGCAAGCATTTCCTGGATCTGAATTGGTGTCACCTGATAAACTAACAGACAAATTTGTGGAGTTAGCTTCTGAAGATTGCAGCGTATCAGGAGAAATCTTACCGCTTAGCAAATCTCCCGAATAA
- the secG gene encoding preprotein translocase subunit SecG → MSVAVLSIFQIILVVVLVILVLLQPPGSSSLSGFSNVQQGVNSMIPVKSSENPLSRITAIVAGLFIINTLLLSGLYSKDVHKKSIAEKIILEKKQESEPTSVPFEN, encoded by the coding sequence ATGTCAGTAGCGGTATTAAGTATATTTCAAATAATATTGGTTGTTGTGTTAGTAATTTTAGTGCTCTTGCAGCCGCCTGGGAGTAGTTCGTTAAGTGGTTTTAGTAATGTACAACAGGGAGTCAATTCGATGATTCCAGTGAAATCTTCTGAAAACCCGCTCAGCAGAATAACGGCTATTGTTGCTGGATTGTTTATTATAAACACATTGCTATTGTCAGGATTATATTCAAAAGACGTACATAAAAAATCGATTGCAGAGAAAATTATATTAGAAAAAAAGCAAGAAAGTGAACCTACTTCTGTTCCATTTGAAAATTAA